From the Deinococcus radiophilus genome, one window contains:
- a CDS encoding glutaredoxin family protein, with translation MSQTAAPSSLPQITLYTRESCKLCQQAEARLLAWGFDLRQVDIAGDDKLIARYGHHVPVLTLDTPQGERTLHRGPLERSSMPALKLRLIRLHRDMQPRAPRLLN, from the coding sequence GTGAGTCAGACCGCTGCACCCTCATCTCTTCCCCAGATCACGCTGTATACCCGCGAAAGTTGCAAATTATGCCAGCAGGCCGAAGCCCGGCTGCTGGCTTGGGGCTTTGACCTCCGGCAGGTAGATATCGCCGGAGACGACAAGCTGATTGCCCGTTACGGTCACCATGTCCCGGTGTTGACACTGGACACGCCGCAAGGCGAACGCACGCTGCACCGAGGCCCGCTGGAGCGCTCTAGTATGCCGGCCCTCAAACTGCGGCTGATTCGGCTGCACCGGGA
- a CDS encoding N-acetylmuramoyl-L-alanine amidase family protein has translation MKRSARAAWLWCGLALSSAALAAAPTPFPAAPQAVAVVSPVSLTVELRPVAGHTRVFVTLPAGTPAFVPGLSRATGQAVISLPFDLLPVEGNLVPGGGSNALSYGAVGRQLTLGLGAGYGRVEAQFWPAVGDWPPGVVVDLWPAEKPAAAVRPAPVVVPVPTATPVVAAPASAPPAPVRPAGPVRATVVLDPGHGGNDPGMTSPWVREADINLDVALRTARLLQSHGVAVRLTRQADAHLHPDKAADLNLRARMATTGQVSAFVSIHVNAATDPAAHGIETYYFGQPLPGQGRSLAVRENGGGSLGESLTRQAAGAAQGVLGDLLSQAKLSFSRRLAGLVQAELVAATGARDRGVKTDAFYVIRTPTTPAILTELGFGSSPAEGARLADAAYRQRQAEALSRALLRFLNAG, from the coding sequence GTGAAACGGAGCGCACGGGCCGCGTGGCTGTGGTGCGGCCTGGCCCTGAGCTCTGCGGCACTGGCAGCCGCGCCCACGCCTTTCCCAGCGGCCCCGCAAGCAGTGGCCGTGGTTTCACCTGTTTCCCTGACCGTAGAGCTCCGACCTGTGGCGGGCCATACCCGTGTGTTCGTCACCCTGCCCGCCGGAACTCCGGCCTTTGTGCCAGGGCTGAGCCGGGCGACGGGTCAAGCGGTGATCAGTTTGCCGTTTGACCTGCTTCCGGTGGAGGGCAACTTGGTGCCGGGTGGAGGCAGCAATGCCCTGAGTTACGGGGCAGTGGGCAGGCAGCTGACGCTCGGGCTGGGTGCTGGCTATGGCCGGGTGGAGGCCCAGTTCTGGCCTGCGGTAGGGGACTGGCCGCCCGGCGTGGTGGTGGACCTGTGGCCCGCCGAGAAACCTGCTGCAGCGGTCCGCCCAGCTCCGGTGGTCGTCCCGGTGCCTACGGCCACGCCAGTGGTCGCAGCTCCAGCTTCGGCCCCGCCTGCTCCAGTCCGTCCGGCTGGCCCGGTGCGGGCCACGGTGGTGCTGGACCCTGGTCACGGTGGCAACGACCCCGGTATGACCAGTCCCTGGGTCCGCGAGGCCGACATCAATCTGGATGTGGCGCTGCGCACCGCGCGGCTGCTGCAATCACATGGGGTGGCGGTGCGCCTGACCCGCCAGGCCGACGCCCACCTGCACCCTGACAAGGCTGCGGATTTGAACCTGCGTGCCCGGATGGCCACCACCGGGCAGGTCAGCGCCTTTGTCAGTATTCATGTCAATGCGGCAACTGACCCCGCTGCCCACGGCATCGAAACCTATTACTTCGGTCAGCCGCTGCCGGGGCAGGGCCGCAGTCTGGCGGTCCGCGAGAACGGGGGCGGTTCGCTGGGAGAATCACTCACCAGGCAAGCTGCGGGCGCAGCGCAGGGTGTGCTGGGCGACCTGCTCTCGCAGGCCAAGCTCAGCTTCTCACGGCGGCTGGCTGGGCTGGTACAAGCCGAGTTGGTCGCGGCCACTGGGGCGCGTGACCGGGGGGTCAAGACCGACGCTTTTTACGTCATCCGTACCCCGACCACCCCGGCCATCCTGACCGAATTGGGCTTTGGGTCCAGCCCTGCGGAGGGCGCACGGCTGGCTGACGCCGCGTACCGTCAGCGTCAGGCTGAGGCCCTGAGTCGGGCCTTGCTGCGCTTTCTGAACGCGGGTTGA
- a CDS encoding MFS transporter yields the protein MSQHTSPAPRAPLPHPVTLSAFWFGNAFHWLVLLLIAMPAGVVQFVGEGGAKGTYLGLLTAVGALVALVLPPIVGAQSDRTGQRLPYLRWGLAVNLLGLAVMGGAVAWLQGMIGFWVLVLGFLLVQFGNNYATAPYSALIPQLVPVEQRGRYSGVMATLQATGQLLAAAAAFAVAAAGLPPAANYGLIALVLTLPALVTLRGAAGVDQAALPTPGQRTMSLRELFAYGPFFWVFWTRVLFALGQYSVQPFLNYYNRDVLRQSDAEQSTSIMLAAIIVASIVSAFVGGKLSDRTGRKPVIYLAGAMMAVAAVLLIVTGDYLLALGLALLFGLGFGAFTSVDWALGADAMPSEQSYARDMGIWHVAFVAPQFVSLPMGTLLDTLNTDGSTAGYTAVFSLAALFFVAGILLVRRVPERVRTA from the coding sequence ATGTCCCAGCACACTTCACCTGCCCCACGTGCGCCCCTGCCGCATCCGGTGACCCTCTCGGCTTTCTGGTTCGGCAACGCCTTTCACTGGCTGGTGCTGCTGCTGATCGCCATGCCAGCAGGTGTAGTGCAGTTTGTGGGTGAGGGCGGAGCCAAGGGCACCTATCTGGGCCTGCTGACGGCGGTAGGGGCCCTGGTGGCACTGGTTCTCCCTCCCATCGTGGGAGCGCAGAGTGACCGCACCGGCCAGCGGCTCCCCTACCTGCGCTGGGGCCTGGCCGTCAACCTGCTGGGCCTGGCGGTCATGGGCGGCGCGGTGGCCTGGCTGCAGGGCATGATCGGCTTCTGGGTCTTGGTGCTGGGCTTTTTGCTGGTACAGTTCGGCAACAACTACGCCACCGCGCCTTACTCGGCGCTGATCCCGCAACTGGTTCCCGTAGAGCAGCGTGGACGCTACTCCGGGGTCATGGCCACGCTGCAGGCCACTGGGCAACTGCTGGCCGCAGCAGCCGCCTTCGCAGTCGCAGCTGCCGGGTTGCCCCCTGCCGCCAACTATGGGCTGATCGCATTGGTGCTGACTTTGCCGGCCCTGGTCACCCTGCGCGGAGCTGCCGGGGTGGATCAGGCGGCACTGCCCACGCCTGGACAGCGCACCATGTCACTGCGCGAGCTGTTTGCCTATGGGCCGTTCTTCTGGGTGTTCTGGACGCGGGTGCTGTTCGCGTTGGGGCAGTACTCGGTGCAGCCGTTCCTGAACTACTACAACCGCGATGTCCTACGTCAGAGCGATGCCGAACAAAGTACCTCCATCATGCTAGCCGCCATTATCGTGGCGAGCATCGTAAGTGCCTTTGTGGGAGGCAAGCTGAGCGACCGCACCGGGCGCAAGCCGGTCATCTATCTGGCCGGAGCCATGATGGCGGTGGCGGCCGTCCTGCTGATCGTCACTGGAGACTATCTGCTGGCGCTGGGGCTGGCGCTGCTGTTCGGGTTGGGCTTTGGGGCCTTTACCAGCGTGGACTGGGCGCTGGGGGCCGACGCGATGCCGTCTGAGCAGTCCTACGCCCGCGACATGGGCATCTGGCATGTGGCTTTCGTGGCTCCGCAGTTTGTCAGTCTGCCGATGGGCACACTGCTGGACACGCTGAACACAGATGGCAGCACAGCAGGTTATACGGCAGTGTTCAGTCTGGCGGCACTGTTTTTCGTGGCAGGCATCTTGCTGGTACGCCGTGTGCCGGAGCGGGTGCGGACCGCCTGA
- a CDS encoding peptidylprolyl isomerase, with protein MTARPRTSWPTMLVGGALALLGAQLTPAQAQTAAVPAQQTVHLPPAPGTVVAVIGQGEAALRVTRADFDRAFRLAVAELLNRQGLPLRQELLASFAPSRGQFFEQFVREKQIEYLARQALPDFTWTGRPRIGPQSFTTSEAYLEYLRGAGYRDEADYHAEAERGALIAAYRQSLQERFAFSDAQIESYYRLNRKQFIQRDEACVRHILVPGQPQARDLRQLLIGGGDFALLARTQSRDPGSAAQGGDLGCVTPGQTVPAFDEVVFSAALGLPQLVRTDHGWHVVEVTERRSAGLLPLDQAAGQVRQTLAREAAARYLQTLIDRVPVQSYPERVS; from the coding sequence ATGACCGCACGCCCACGCACATCATGGCCGACCATGCTCGTTGGCGGTGCCCTGGCCTTGCTGGGGGCACAGCTCACCCCGGCACAGGCCCAGACTGCGGCTGTCCCGGCGCAGCAGACCGTACACTTGCCCCCAGCCCCCGGAACTGTGGTGGCCGTGATCGGACAGGGAGAGGCGGCACTGCGCGTCACCCGTGCAGATTTTGACCGGGCCTTCCGGCTGGCTGTGGCCGAACTGCTCAACCGCCAGGGCCTGCCGCTGCGTCAGGAACTGCTGGCCTCCTTTGCGCCGTCACGGGGGCAGTTTTTCGAGCAATTTGTCCGCGAAAAGCAGATCGAGTATCTGGCCCGTCAGGCCCTGCCCGATTTCACCTGGACTGGGCGGCCACGCATCGGGCCGCAGTCGTTTACGACCTCCGAAGCTTATCTGGAGTACCTGCGCGGCGCCGGCTACCGCGACGAAGCGGATTACCATGCCGAAGCGGAGCGCGGTGCCCTGATCGCGGCTTACCGCCAGAGCCTTCAGGAGCGCTTTGCCTTTAGCGACGCCCAGATCGAAAGTTATTACCGCCTGAACCGCAAGCAGTTCATTCAGCGTGACGAGGCCTGCGTGCGGCACATTTTGGTCCCTGGGCAGCCGCAGGCGCGTGACCTCCGCCAACTGCTGATCGGTGGTGGGGATTTCGCGCTGTTGGCGCGGACACAGAGCCGTGACCCCGGCAGCGCCGCGCAGGGCGGCGACCTGGGCTGCGTGACACCGGGACAGACCGTTCCTGCTTTTGATGAGGTCGTGTTCAGCGCAGCTCTAGGGCTGCCCCAGCTGGTCCGTACCGATCACGGCTGGCATGTCGTGGAGGTCACCGAGCGCCGGAGCGCTGGCCTGCTTCCACTGGACCAGGCGGCTGGACAGGTGCGGCAGACCTTGGCGCGGGAGGCTGCGGCCCGTTACCTTCAGACCTTGATTGATCGGGTGCCGGTCCAGTCTTACCCTGAGCGCGTGTCCTGA
- a CDS encoding DNA/RNA non-specific endonuclease, which yields MNKAMLSLVSLLLAGAAALYGCDELGLPGEAVPGAYGDPIQCQDEWRAGIPIPETPGTRLLCRQEYASVYDPGHKVPLVVGEFLTPAEFRGDVERQDNFMADPDLPAGESAELNDYRRSGYDRGHLAPAADFKSSEVAMNESFYLTNMVPQNHGMNAGVWAALESATRDCAADQGGIFVLSGPVIGELPETIGDGVAVPQALFKMVVSDKHARAFVIPNADQPNDTNFRRYEVTPDMVQSLTGLNFFPEGGVNLQEQGRFCRGSFGS from the coding sequence GTGAATAAAGCCATGCTTTCGCTGGTCAGTCTCCTGCTGGCCGGCGCTGCGGCCCTGTATGGCTGCGATGAACTCGGTCTGCCCGGCGAGGCGGTGCCGGGAGCGTACGGCGACCCCATCCAGTGCCAGGACGAGTGGCGGGCCGGAATCCCCATTCCTGAGACACCTGGGACGCGGCTGCTGTGCCGCCAGGAATACGCTTCGGTGTATGACCCTGGGCACAAGGTGCCGCTGGTCGTCGGAGAATTCCTGACGCCCGCCGAATTCCGGGGCGATGTGGAACGGCAAGACAATTTCATGGCCGATCCTGACCTGCCGGCGGGCGAGAGCGCTGAGCTGAACGACTACCGCCGCAGTGGATACGACCGGGGCCACCTGGCCCCTGCCGCTGATTTCAAATCCAGCGAAGTGGCGATGAACGAATCGTTTTACCTGACCAACATGGTCCCGCAGAATCACGGCATGAACGCTGGTGTCTGGGCGGCCCTGGAAAGCGCGACCCGCGACTGCGCCGCAGACCAGGGCGGCATCTTCGTCCTGAGTGGCCCGGTCATCGGTGAGCTTCCCGAAACCATCGGAGATGGCGTGGCCGTACCGCAAGCCCTCTTCAAGATGGTGGTGTCGGACAAGCACGCACGTGCCTTCGTGATTCCTAACGCCGATCAGCCAAACGACACCAACTTCCGCCGCTATGAGGTGACACCTGACATGGTGCAATCCCTCACTGGGCTGAACTTCTTTCCCGAAGGGGGCGTCAACCTGCAGGAACAGGGCCGCTTCTGCAGGGGATCGTTCGGCAGCTGA
- a CDS encoding acyl-CoA dehydrogenase gives MPQMNFALDDEGRLILQHVRDFCRSKIAPLAHEYDREHRWPAEQLRGLAELGLMGATVPEQWGGAGLDSVTYALCLSEVAAADPSVAVIVSVQNGLPEQMILNYGTDEQRGNYLQRLASGEWLGAFCLTEAHAGSDAANLKARAERSGDGWVLNGSKAWITSGGHADVYLVMARTGGEGASGVSCFIVEKDTPGLSFGQPEAKMGQHAAHTTTVTFDNVSVGEDALVGAEGQGLHIALASLDSGRIGIGMLGVGIAQAALEHAAQYAAEREQFGKPIAQHQAVAFKLARMATQLEAARLVGLKAAWLKDQGQNYSKEASMAKLLGSEAAVEVTRDAVQIFGGNGYSAEYPVEKLYRDAKITEIYEGTSEIQQLVISRAVLRELT, from the coding sequence ATGCCACAGATGAACTTTGCCCTGGATGATGAGGGCCGCCTGATTCTGCAACACGTACGCGACTTTTGCCGCAGCAAGATTGCTCCATTGGCCCACGAGTACGACCGTGAGCACCGCTGGCCTGCCGAGCAGCTGCGCGGGCTGGCCGAGTTGGGCCTGATGGGCGCCACGGTCCCCGAGCAGTGGGGGGGCGCGGGCCTGGATAGCGTGACCTACGCCCTGTGTTTGTCCGAAGTGGCCGCCGCCGACCCCAGCGTGGCCGTGATTGTCAGTGTGCAAAATGGCCTGCCGGAGCAAATGATCCTGAACTACGGCACCGACGAGCAGCGAGGGAACTACCTGCAGCGGCTGGCCAGTGGTGAGTGGCTGGGGGCCTTTTGCCTGACCGAAGCCCACGCCGGCAGCGACGCCGCCAACCTCAAGGCGCGTGCCGAGCGCAGCGGGGACGGCTGGGTCCTGAATGGCTCGAAGGCCTGGATTACTTCAGGTGGACATGCTGACGTATACCTGGTCATGGCCCGCACGGGCGGCGAAGGCGCGAGCGGTGTCAGTTGCTTTATCGTCGAAAAAGACACTCCTGGTCTCAGCTTCGGGCAGCCGGAAGCCAAGATGGGCCAACACGCCGCGCACACCACCACCGTGACTTTTGACAATGTATCGGTGGGTGAGGACGCCCTGGTTGGGGCCGAGGGCCAGGGGCTGCATATTGCACTGGCCAGCCTGGATTCGGGACGCATCGGGATCGGGATGCTGGGGGTAGGTATTGCCCAGGCCGCCCTGGAACACGCCGCGCAATACGCCGCCGAGCGCGAACAGTTCGGTAAGCCGATTGCCCAGCATCAGGCGGTGGCCTTCAAGCTGGCGCGCATGGCCACACAACTGGAAGCGGCCCGGCTGGTGGGCCTGAAGGCCGCCTGGCTCAAGGATCAGGGGCAGAACTATTCCAAGGAAGCCAGTATGGCCAAACTGCTGGGCAGTGAAGCCGCCGTAGAAGTGACGCGCGACGCCGTGCAGATTTTTGGTGGCAACGGCTACAGCGCCGAATACCCCGTCGAAAAACTGTACCGCGACGCCAAAATCACCGAGATCTACGAGGGTACGTCCGAAATTCAGCAGCTGGTCATCAGCCGGGCCGTGCTGCGCGAGTTGACCTGA
- a CDS encoding VanW family protein has product MAAQISPSKRPTRNKWTPWLWGVTALSVLLGGALALSLSAPATGLPAGTQIEGVAVGGLEPGEAQSRLDRELPAPSPVTVRAGDKVWTLSAEELGWERDLQGTLDQAQGYAAGQEWTQRITGLLGDAPELKLSAPVKVNKTVAAARLAELVRPLEFAPQDGKISFDAEAYTYKVEGGRAGKRADVAAAAAQLAAQPDLTELNIEFRSVESKASPGRLQEQAKLGNALIRPMTVQLQGSETAVALTKQQVANLYWVTPEGIKPDPETMQSTFDALLAKVDRPAHPARFVSTEGGKWLPQEGRSGYEVQQEAAWEAFQQDVLNPEKTTSVWPSRATEPTYTVAELPDPATLELVATGESVYDGSSEARRENIQIAADKIDGYVVPPGEDFSFLDAVGGISEEGGFVSGLIIAGGQTVDGLGGGVCQVSTTAFRSLYNAGLPIVERHQHSYRVPYYEPQTGFEAAVYDPGLDLKMTNDTGAPLVVRAINDNAGSTLKVELWGKKPARTVNVSEAVITGSAPIPAPKIVATGRLAPGVSEQVEAGRPGLFMYITRTITDASGTQTERLETNYEAWQPIIERGVAGIPQDRSE; this is encoded by the coding sequence ATGGCTGCTCAGATTTCCCCTTCCAAACGTCCGACCCGCAACAAGTGGACGCCCTGGCTTTGGGGTGTCACGGCTTTGAGTGTCTTGCTGGGAGGTGCGCTGGCCCTGAGCCTGTCGGCTCCTGCGACCGGGCTGCCTGCTGGCACCCAGATTGAAGGGGTAGCGGTAGGAGGTTTGGAGCCGGGCGAGGCCCAGAGTCGATTGGACCGTGAGCTGCCTGCACCGTCACCAGTGACCGTGCGGGCGGGCGACAAAGTCTGGACCTTGAGCGCAGAAGAACTGGGCTGGGAACGTGACTTGCAGGGTACGCTTGACCAAGCCCAGGGCTACGCCGCAGGTCAAGAGTGGACCCAGCGCATCACTGGGCTGCTCGGAGATGCTCCCGAACTCAAACTGAGTGCCCCGGTAAAGGTCAACAAAACCGTGGCTGCAGCGCGCCTGGCCGAGCTGGTTCGCCCCCTGGAGTTTGCCCCGCAAGACGGCAAAATTTCATTTGACGCGGAGGCTTATACCTACAAAGTAGAGGGGGGACGCGCCGGGAAGCGGGCCGACGTGGCTGCCGCTGCCGCTCAACTGGCGGCCCAGCCAGACCTCACCGAGCTCAATATCGAATTTCGCTCGGTAGAATCCAAAGCCTCACCTGGCCGCCTGCAAGAGCAAGCCAAGCTGGGCAATGCCCTGATCCGTCCCATGACCGTGCAATTGCAAGGCTCTGAAACAGCCGTAGCCCTGACCAAACAGCAGGTGGCCAACCTGTACTGGGTCACCCCCGAAGGCATCAAACCAGATCCAGAAACCATGCAGTCCACTTTTGACGCCCTGCTCGCCAAGGTGGACCGTCCGGCACATCCGGCGCGCTTTGTGTCCACTGAGGGCGGCAAATGGCTTCCTCAGGAGGGCCGCAGCGGCTACGAGGTGCAGCAGGAGGCCGCCTGGGAAGCCTTTCAGCAGGACGTCTTGAACCCGGAAAAAACCACCTCTGTATGGCCCAGTCGCGCCACCGAGCCGACCTATACCGTCGCCGAGCTCCCCGACCCTGCCACACTGGAACTGGTGGCCACCGGGGAAAGCGTGTATGACGGGAGCAGCGAGGCCCGGCGCGAGAACATCCAGATTGCCGCCGATAAAATTGACGGTTACGTGGTCCCACCCGGTGAGGATTTTAGCTTTCTGGACGCGGTAGGCGGCATCAGTGAAGAAGGGGGCTTTGTCAGCGGGCTGATTATTGCCGGGGGACAGACGGTGGATGGTCTGGGTGGCGGGGTCTGCCAGGTCAGCACCACCGCTTTCCGTAGCCTCTACAACGCTGGCCTGCCTATCGTGGAGCGGCACCAGCACTCTTACCGCGTGCCTTACTACGAACCACAAACCGGTTTCGAGGCCGCCGTATACGATCCCGGCCTGGACCTGAAGATGACCAACGACACCGGCGCACCGCTGGTGGTGCGGGCCATCAACGACAATGCAGGCAGCACCCTCAAAGTGGAGCTATGGGGCAAGAAACCCGCCCGGACCGTCAACGTTTCGGAAGCGGTCATCACCGGCAGCGCACCAATTCCAGCACCCAAAATCGTAGCCACCGGCCGCCTGGCACCAGGCGTATCGGAACAGGTGGAGGCTGGACGCCCCGGCCTATTTATGTACATCACCCGGACCATCACGGACGCCAGCGGAACTCAAACCGAGCGCCTGGAAACCAACTACGAAGCCTGGCAGCCGATCATCGAACGCGGTGTGGCCGGAATACCACAGGACCGGAGCGAATGA
- a CDS encoding phosphohydrolase, protein MGAPLPPAEETESQLRFETPKAKLIEAAQRSLRSDLAEFPRALAAFEALQNDPEALAHWDMANYITMRKLGYNDHGRVHAFITGAASITITHLLLEAGVKPDLIESGIGDGDDVMLVIILGTMLHDIGNQVHRAGHEAHGVNLAIPILDRIMTPLYADAFKRIKVRSFILGAINCHDLNPPPLTIEAGITAVADGTDITKGRGRKAFRMGSVDIHSISALAVDQVVIEAGTSKPVRISVTMNNSGGIFQVEEVLASKVINTPMRDYIELHASTRPAGDEQILTRVRLEGSQFVVDLESGEEVAVDVDTAAADAAQAQAEEAPVPEP, encoded by the coding sequence ATGGGAGCACCCCTTCCCCCTGCCGAGGAAACAGAGTCACAGCTCCGCTTCGAGACGCCCAAAGCCAAGCTGATTGAGGCGGCTCAGCGGTCGTTGCGATCAGACCTCGCCGAGTTTCCTAGGGCGCTGGCCGCGTTCGAGGCCCTGCAAAACGATCCCGAAGCCCTGGCGCACTGGGATATGGCCAACTACATCACCATGCGCAAGTTGGGCTATAACGATCATGGACGGGTCCACGCCTTTATCACGGGCGCGGCCAGCATTACCATCACGCATCTGCTGCTGGAAGCTGGAGTCAAGCCGGATCTGATCGAAAGTGGCATCGGCGACGGGGATGACGTGATGCTGGTCATCATCCTGGGAACCATGTTGCACGACATTGGCAATCAGGTCCACCGTGCCGGACACGAGGCCCACGGGGTCAATCTGGCCATTCCGATTCTGGACCGGATTATGACGCCCCTCTATGCCGATGCCTTCAAGCGCATCAAGGTGCGGTCATTCATCCTGGGTGCGATCAACTGCCACGACCTGAATCCTCCCCCACTGACCATTGAAGCGGGGATTACCGCTGTGGCCGACGGGACCGACATTACCAAGGGGCGGGGCCGGAAAGCGTTCCGGATGGGCAGTGTAGACATTCATTCCATCAGCGCGCTGGCTGTGGATCAGGTGGTGATTGAAGCGGGAACCAGCAAACCCGTGCGGATCAGCGTCACGATGAACAACTCAGGCGGCATTTTCCAGGTGGAGGAGGTGTTGGCCTCCAAGGTGATCAACACGCCTATGCGCGATTACATAGAGCTGCATGCCTCCACTCGGCCAGCAGGTGACGAGCAGATCCTGACCCGTGTCCGGCTGGAGGGCAGTCAGTTTGTCGTGGACCTGGAAAGCGGTGAGGAAGTGGCTGTGGATGTAGATACTGCCGCTGCCGACGCTGCCCAGGCCCAGGCAGAAGAAGCCCCAGTGCCGGAACCCTGA
- a CDS encoding enoyl-CoA hydratase-related protein encodes MTLFDELEFSNLQLDQHGPLAVLTVNRPKALNALNSDTITEIGQAVDLIAENAEISALIVTGGGDKAFVAGADIAELSEMNSVYMGRELSLGGQEVMQSLSNLPLPTIACIQGFALGGGLELALACDIRVASPRAKLGLPEASLGVIPGFGGTQRLPRLIGMGRALDLLLTGRQVGAEEALQMGLVNYVSDDPLNKAREVAEQMVKNAPISLALIKEAVRRGAHLSVEEGMEIEADLFGMAVATADFAEGTRAFLDKRRPDFRGE; translated from the coding sequence ATGACCCTCTTTGATGAACTCGAATTCTCAAACCTGCAACTGGATCAGCATGGTCCACTGGCGGTGCTGACCGTCAACCGTCCTAAGGCACTGAATGCGCTGAATTCAGACACCATCACTGAAATTGGGCAAGCCGTGGATCTGATTGCAGAAAATGCCGAAATCTCTGCCTTGATCGTGACTGGGGGTGGCGACAAAGCCTTTGTGGCTGGGGCTGATATTGCCGAGCTGAGCGAAATGAACAGCGTCTACATGGGCCGTGAGCTATCCTTGGGCGGCCAGGAAGTCATGCAGTCACTGAGCAATCTGCCACTGCCGACCATCGCCTGTATCCAAGGATTTGCGCTGGGTGGTGGCCTGGAACTGGCACTGGCCTGTGACATACGCGTGGCCTCCCCCCGCGCCAAGCTGGGTCTGCCCGAAGCCAGCCTGGGCGTGATTCCCGGATTTGGTGGAACCCAGCGTCTGCCGCGCCTGATTGGAATGGGACGTGCCCTGGATCTGCTGCTGACTGGCCGCCAGGTCGGCGCTGAAGAAGCCCTACAGATGGGTCTGGTGAATTACGTGTCCGACGATCCGCTGAACAAGGCCCGGGAAGTGGCGGAGCAGATGGTCAAGAACGCGCCGATCTCGCTGGCGCTGATCAAAGAAGCGGTGCGCCGGGGCGCGCACCTCAGTGTAGAAGAGGGCATGGAAATTGAGGCCGACTTGTTCGGCATGGCCGTCGCCACCGCCGACTTCGCAGAAGGCACCCGCGCCTTTTTGGACAAGCGTAGGCCCGACTTCCGGGGGGAATAA
- the rpsP gene encoding 30S ribosomal protein S16 — protein MVKIRLSRFGSAHNPHYRIVVADARRPRDGGYIENLGHYDPRKKSENFLKVDVERAQHWLAQGAQPTATARRLLKSQGVRVR, from the coding sequence ATGGTTAAAATTCGTCTGTCCCGTTTTGGTTCGGCCCATAACCCCCACTACCGCATCGTTGTTGCCGATGCCCGCCGCCCCCGCGATGGTGGATACATCGAAAACCTAGGCCACTACGACCCCCGCAAGAAGTCCGAGAACTTCCTGAAGGTGGATGTGGAGCGTGCTCAGCACTGGCTGGCACAGGGTGCTCAGCCCACCGCAACTGCCCGCCGCCTGCTCAAGAGCCAAGGCGTCCGCGTCCGCTAA